In Deltaproteobacteria bacterium, a single window of DNA contains:
- a CDS encoding type II toxin-antitoxin system prevent-host-death family antitoxin has protein sequence MRSAAISRLKASLSEYLDVVRAGEEVLVTDRGKPIARIVPIPGGRGPNAARMKEMAAAGILRLGKGNVSKGFWSIRRPADPGGLALRAMQDEREGGR, from the coding sequence ATGCGCAGCGCCGCCATATCAAGGCTCAAGGCCTCGCTCAGCGAATACCTCGACGTCGTGAGGGCGGGAGAAGAGGTGCTGGTGACCGACCGCGGGAAGCCCATCGCCCGGATCGTGCCGATCCCGGGGGGGCGGGGACCGAACGCCGCCCGCATGAAGGAGATGGCGGCCGCCGGGATCCTGCGCCTGGGAAAGGGGAACGTGTCGAAGGGGTTCTGGTCGATCCGGCGTCCCGCGGACCCTGGGGGGCTTGCGCTGCGGGCGATGCAGGATGAGCGGGAAGGCGGGCGGTGA